The proteins below come from a single Molothrus ater isolate BHLD 08-10-18 breed brown headed cowbird chromosome 3, BPBGC_Mater_1.1, whole genome shotgun sequence genomic window:
- the SUPT7L gene encoding STAGA complex 65 subunit gamma, whose product MLRYWGEIPVSSSQANRSSFDLLQREFRTVEVQDPPLHQPSANKPRPTTMLDIPSEPCSLTIHTIQLIQHNRRLRSLIAAAQAQNQQQAEGIKTEENEPLPSCPASPPLPDDLLPLDSKTPKMPFQLRHSDPESDFYRGKGEPVTELSWSSCRQLLYQSMATILAHTGFECANESVLETLTDIAHEYCLKFTKLLRFAVDREARLGHTPFPDVMEQVFHEVGIGSVLSLQKFWQHRIKDYHSYMLQVSKQLSEEYEKIVNPEKAAEDTKPVKIKEEPVSDITFPISEELEGDLASGDQSLPVGVLGGQSERFSANLEVEASPQTSGAEVNASPLWNLAQVKMEPQENEEANVHGHGVLGSDVFEEPMSGMSEAGMPQSPNGSESSYGSHSADSLMGSSPVFNQRCKKKMKKM is encoded by the exons ATGCTGCGGTACTGGGGCGAGATCCCGGTTTCCTCCAGCCAGGCCAACCGCAGCTCCTTTGACCTGCTGCAGCGGGAGTTTCGCACTGTGGAAGTCCAGGATCCCCCACTGCACCAGCCGTCCGCGAACAAGCCCCGTCCCACCACCATGCTGGACATCCCCTCCgagccctgcagcctcaccaTTCACACCATCCAGCTCATCCAGCACAACCGGCGCCTACGCAGCCTCATCGCCGCCGCTCAGGCTCAGAaccagcagcaagcagagggCATCAAAACCGAAGAGAATGAACCTCTGCCATCTTGTCCGGCCTCCCCACCTCTCCCCGATGACCTGCTTCCTCTGGATagcaaaacccccaaaatgccATTTCAGCTGAGGCATAGTGACCCAGAGAGTGATTTCTACAG AGGAAAAGGGGAGCCAGTGACAGAGCTGAGTTGGTCTTCCTGCCGGCAGCTTCTGTACCAGTCGATGGCCACCATCCTGGCGCACACGGGCTTTGAGTGCGCCAACGAGAGCGTCCTGGAGACCCTGACGGACATCGCGCACGAGTACTGCCTCAAGTTCACCAAGCTGCTGCGCTTTGCCGTGGATCGGGAGGCGCGCCTCGGCCACACGCCTTTCCCTGACGTCATGGAGCAGGTCTTCCACGAGGTGGGCATCGGCAGCGTGCTCTCCCTGCAGAAGTTCTGGCAGCACCGCATCAAGGATTATCACAGCTACATGCTTCAG GTTAGCAAGCAGCTCTCTGAAGAATATGAGAAGATTGTCAACCctgaaaaggcagcagaagaCACAAAACCTGTGAAAATTAAGGAGGAACCTGTTAGTGATATAACTTTCCCCATAAGTGAAGAGCTGGAAGGAGATCTGGCTTCTGGTGACCAGTCTTTGCCTGTTGGAGTTCTTGGAGGTCAAAGTGAGCGCTTCTCTGCCAACTTGGAAGTAGAAGCTTCCCCACAGACTTCAG gGGCTGAGGTGAATGCTTCCCCACTGTGGAACCTGGCACAGGTGAAAATGGAGCCACAGGAAAACGAGGAGGCGAATGTACATGGCCACGGGGTTCTAGGCAGTGATGTCTTTGAGGAACCAATGTCAGGCATGAGTGAAGCTGGGATGCCACAAAGCCCCAATGGCTCTGAGAGCAGCTATGGTTCTCATTCTGCTGACAGCCTGATGGGATCCTCACCTGTCTTCAACCAGCGCTGcaagaaaaagatgaagaagatGTGA